The window GCTGGGACCGGGGTCCCGGATGGGCTCAGCCGCCGGGGGCTTCAACCGGCTGCGGCATCGCCGGTGCTGAGTCACCGCGGTGCTGTACCGGACACGGGGGCACTGCGGCCACCGGGACCTTCCGCCCCCCAAACGGGCCCGGGGGtggcagcacccaggggtgGCAGCGCCCCGCCGGCCCCAGCGCCGCAGCCCCCGGGCGCCGATGTGCGCGGCTGCTGCGCCCCCCTCATTCCCCCGGgatgtggcactgcaggggggtctgggggctgcgCTCCCCCCTGCCCCCGCCTGGCAGCTGGCCCGGCCCGCGGCCCCCCTCGCCACGGAGGGAAGCGGATTAAcggcgccgctgccgccgctgccgggcgggggggacaccgggaccgCCGCTCCCGGGAAGGGGCCGCTCCTCGGGGGCTGCACCGGAGCGTTGGTGCAGGACAGTGACCGCGGGGCTCCGTGCCCCCCGCTCTGCTGCCGCTCCCCGTGCGCTGCcgggctggcactgcagccgGGGGGTCCCGCGGCCCCCGGCCATCTGGGCGGAGGCCGCCTGCCGGCAGATGTTGCCCCTCTAAGCCCTGCTCTAATGGaccccgatcccgatcccggcCCCGGCAGATTAGGCAGCACCGGGGGCCGTAGAGGGGGGCCCTAAGCTGCTTAtgggcagcagcccccaggagcccctgggctcacccagggcagcagcccccgGGCGCAGGGGCAGTGCCCCCGGCAGGGCTGGCATCCCCTCGGCAGTGCCCGCCGAGGGACTCCTGCCCCCTGTGTTGGAGTCTGGATGGAATGGGCACCCTGGGTCCCAGTGCCCCTGGTGTTGGAGTTTGGGTGGGATGGGCACCCCAGATCCCAGTGCCCCCGGTGCTGGAGCACAGTTGGGATGGGCACCCCAGGTCCTAGTGCCCCTGGTGTTGGGGTTTGGTTGGGATGGATGCCCTGGGTCCCAGTGCCCCTGGTGCTGGGGCACAGTTGGGATGGGCACCCCAGGTCCTAGTGCCCCTGGTGTTGGGGTTTGGTTGGGATGGATGCCCCGGGTCCCAGTGCCCCTGGTGTTGGGGTTTGGTTGGGATGGATGCCCTGGGTCCCAGTGCCCCTGGTGTTGGAGTTTGGGTGGGATGGGCACCCCAGGTCCCAGTGCCCCTGGCGCTGGAGCACAGTTGGGATGGATGCCCTGGGTCCTAGTGCCCCTGGTGTTGGGGCACGGGTGGGATGGATGCCCCAGGTCCCAGTGGCCCTGGAGCGGGGTTGGGGTGCCCGGGGTGCCAGTGTGACCCCCATCTCTTGGCAGCTGGGGCATGGCCGTCAATGTGTACTCCACGTCGGTGACCAGCGAGAACCTGAGCCGCCATGACATGCTGGCCTGGGTCAACGACTCCCTGCAGCTCAACTACACCAAGATcgagcagctctgctcaggtgGGCTtgtgggggacacggggggcgCCGCcagggtgcccccagccccccgtgACCGTGGCTGGGCCCGGCGCAGGGGCTGCCTATTGCCAGTTCATGGACATGCTGTTCCCCGGCTGCGTGCACCTGCGCAAGGTGAAGTTCCAGGCCAAGCTGGAGCACGAGTACATCCACAACTTCAAGGTGCTGCAGGCCGCCTTCAAGAAGATGGGAGTGGACAAAGTAGGTgcccggggacagcgggggctGTCACCCCGTGGGAGGTGACCCCCGCTGGGGTCCGTgctgccccgtgtccctgctgagcccccGTGTGCCCCCAGATCATCGCCGTGGAGCGGCTGGTGAAGGGCAAGTTCCAGGACAATTTTGAGTTCATCCAGTGGTTCAAGAAGTTCTTTGACGCCAACTACGACGGGAAGGAGTACAACCCGCTGCTGGCGCGACAGGGCCAGGACGTGGCGCCCCCCCCTAACCCAGGTGATCACATCTACAACAAACCCAAGAAACCCATTGGCACTGCAGGTAATGTCCGGGGCTGTCCCCCAGCGAGCGCTGCCCCCCGCCCTCTGCACCCCTGGTCACGGCCAGGCgtccccctgcccctgcctgtgccctgctctgctgcctgccctggcctgccctgccctgcctgcctgccacGGGGGGGTGCAGGACACCCagactgcagagcacagggatccCGGCTGCCTccacctgcctgctcagcccGGCCTGGGCTGGTTTGTCACCCCTGGCTGCCACCCCCCCGTGCCGTGCAGCTCCCGTGggccctgggggctccctgtgctggcccagTGGGAGCTGTCAAGGTTTGGGGCCTCCTCAGCCGCCCTGCCGACCCCCAAACAAGCCATGAGCACCCttggagggctgggggtgagaTTTAccaggggaaactgaggcagggggAGGCTGAAGGTGGGAGAGCCTGGAGCCGTGGCTCTGCGCAGGGgatctgcctgccctggctgctgccccccACTCAATGCACGGGGTggtccctgctggcagccccccCAGCCAGCATTAACCCATGGGTCCCCGTGTGCTGTCAAGTGCCCCAGAGGACCTCGCCCACGGGCCCCAAGAACAGCCCGAACCCAGCCCGCCTCGGCAACGTGCCCAGCGGCATCCTACGGAAAAACTCGCCCGCCGCCCGCGACGGCGGCACCGAGGCTGACGCGCAGATCCTGGAGCTCAACCAGcaggtggggagggcagggtcCCTGCCGGGGAATGGGGGGCACCCTGGCGCTGGGGGCTGAAGGTTTTCAACGTTTCCCTGTCGCACAGCTGATGGACCTGAAGCTGACAGTGGACGGGCTGGAGAAGGAGCGGGATTTCTACTTCAGCAAACTGCGGGACATCGAGCTCATCTGCCAGGAGCACGAGAACGAGAACAGCCCCATCATCACCGGCATCGTCAGCGTGCTCTATGCCACGGAGGTGAGGGCGGGCCGGAGcccatgtccctgtcctgctcccgGGAATTcccgggcagggaggggctCCCTTCCCCCCAGTTGTCCTTGTTCACTCCGTGTGGTGCCAGGGCTTTGCCAAGCCAGGTGGAGGTTGGTGTGCCCACCCGTGCCACCGCTGTTCCCCCCAGGAGGGCTTTGCCCCGCCGGAGGACGAcgagctggaggagcagccgCCAGAGGAGCAGGACGAGTACTAGCCCCGGCCCGCGCCCCCtgcgccccccgcgccgccccccaCCACAGACATCGAGCTCCGAGCCCGCGCCCCGTCAGTCACACGCCACGGGCAGCTCCGGGGTGGGGAAGCACCATCTCCATGAGCAGCCGCCATCCCCGGGCGAGGAGCGCGGCTgcgccggggctggggctggggacggGCTCTGGCCCCGGCCGGGGCCTGCCCGCGCCACCCCCTCCCcgtatttatttctgttgtccCCCCGGTGCGAACGCGAGCGCCGCGTCCTGCCCCGGTGAGAGTGAGAAGGGAGGCCCGGTCCTGGGGGCTGCTCACCTTGCTGGGACCCTCAGGGCCCCAGGACCCCCGTGGCAGAGCGAGTGCCAGCCTGCTGGAGCGGGAGGCCacggagcagagcagagagaagtgGGTTCAGCTTCCTGGGAAGGTGAAAaggagagcccagcccagcgcGCCCGTGGCAGCCACGGGGGTCCCGGAGagggggctgtgctcagcacgGCACGGAACGGCAGCGGGCCCTCTCCTCTCGCCGGCGGCCCCcaggagccggggctgggccggCTCACCGCCCGGGCTCgcagcgcccgcccgccccggctgCCATGTCCCTGTCGCATCGCTTGTCTGGTCCATCACTCCGGTCGCAACGCTGCATCTGTGTTcggttttatttaaataaactcGTGTGGTAACACTGCGTGCCGGGGGTCACTGCAGGGTCCTGCCCTCGCTGCCTGCCCCGGGGGTTCCTCTGTGCTGACAGACCCGCGGTAGGACGGTGGGAAGCGGCGGAGAGCGCGAACGCAGTCCCCCACTACCACAAATTATGCAGTCGAGTTTCCCGCATTTGGGGAAATCGCAGGGGTCAGCACACCCGGAGTGCAAGGGATGAGCCTCGCCCTGGGAAAACCACCTGCCTGATCATGGTGTCTCC of the Camarhynchus parvulus chromosome 3, STF_HiC, whole genome shotgun sequence genome contains:
- the MAPRE3 gene encoding microtubule-associated protein RP/EB family member 3 isoform X2, whose translation is MAVNVYSTSVTSENLSRHDMLAWVNDSLQLNYTKIEQLCSGAAYCQFMDMLFPGCVHLRKVKFQAKLEHEYIHNFKVLQAAFKKMGVDKIIAVERLVKGKFQDNFEFIQWFKKFFDANYDGKEYNPLLARQGQDVAPPPNPVPQRTSPTGPKNSPNPARLGNVPSGILRKNSPAARDGGTEADAQILELNQQLMDLKLTVDGLEKERDFYFSKLRDIELICQEHENENSPIITGIVSVLYATEEGFAPPEDDELEEQPPEEQDEY
- the MAPRE3 gene encoding microtubule-associated protein RP/EB family member 3 isoform X1 encodes the protein MAVNVYSTSVTSENLSRHDMLAWVNDSLQLNYTKIEQLCSGAAYCQFMDMLFPGCVHLRKVKFQAKLEHEYIHNFKVLQAAFKKMGVDKIIAVERLVKGKFQDNFEFIQWFKKFFDANYDGKEYNPLLARQGQDVAPPPNPGDHIYNKPKKPIGTAVPQRTSPTGPKNSPNPARLGNVPSGILRKNSPAARDGGTEADAQILELNQQLMDLKLTVDGLEKERDFYFSKLRDIELICQEHENENSPIITGIVSVLYATEEGFAPPEDDELEEQPPEEQDEY